The Balneola sp. genomic sequence TACTCAATTGCATTAGCTGGGTTAATTGTTGAAGAGGTTTCGGGGATGGATTTAGAAAGGTATATGAAGACAAAAATCTGGGAACCTTTGGAAATGACTATGACCAGCATTGAACCACCAGAAAGTCATCATCCATTTATTGCAGAAGGCTATGAATATAGAAACGGTGTAAATGTCCCACAACCCTGGGAATGGTACCATACTTTTCCTGCCTCCTCAATCAATAGTACGGTTACCGATATGGCTCAATACATGTTGATGCTCCTCAATAAAGGTAGCTGGAATAACAATACTATTTTGAGCAACGAAATGGCTATGAATATGCAGACGAACCAGTCAAACATTCATCAGGAAGTTGAAGGTTTTGCCTATGGCTTTTACGAAGACTTTATTAGCGGTTTAACAGCCTACAGTCATGGCGGAGATATGCTAGGTTACAGTGGGTATCTGTCATTAGTTCCTGAACTTAATATGGGGATATATGTGGTTCACCACCATGAAGGAAGCCGATTACGCTTCAATGTACTTTCAACAGTAATGGAGTATTTTGGACATACAAATGAATCCAATCATTCTGAATTCGAGATGAGGTTAAAATCCGATCTAAGTAAATTCGCTGGTAATTACAGATGGAGTACCTATTGTCATTCTTGTACAAATAGCTGGCTACCAGATTTAGAAGTCTTGACCGTAAATGATGATTATACGCTTAGTGGATTTGGGAGAACTTTTTTCCAGGTATCACCAAACCTATTTAGAAGTACTGACGGACTTAGAACTATGGGATTTAAAGAAGAGAAAGATGGGAGCATCAAATATATGTCAATGGGGAATACTAGCACTTTTGAAAAAGTAGATGATTAATGTGATTCAATGAAATCTCTTGTACTGTTTTTTTTTCCTGATCCTTAGTAACACCCTATTTGCCCAAGACCTAGAAATTGATCAGCTGGTTAATGATCAAATCGATAACCATTCAATTCCAGGGATTGCTGTTGGAGTAGTTAAGGATGGGAATGTTATTCTTTCTAAGGGATACGGTTACTCTGATGTAGAAAACAAAACTAAAGCTAACGAACATACCATTTATCAGATAGGCTCGGTAACAAAAATGTTTACCGGGCATTTACTTTCTATTCTTATTGAGAAACAGATACTCTCCCCTTCCGATACCCTCTCTGACTTTTTTCCTGATGACTTAAACTTTCCAAAATCTCCTTCTGGGCAAGTAGTGACCATAAAAGATATTGCCACTCATTCTTCAGAATTTCCGAGATATCCGTCTAACCTGGAGCGAATTGACCCAGACCCTATTCAGGGTTACTCGATCGAACAAATGTTGGAAGGAATAGAGCTGGTATCCATTAAGAATAAAATCGGCGGGCATTATAGCTATTCTAATTTTGGCTATGGGATTCTTGGAATTGCAATGGAGTATCGAATGAATAAACCTCTTTCGGAGCTACTGGATGAACATATATTTTCGGCGTATCACATGAATCATTCTTCCCTATTCTTTCGCGAAAGTTTACATGATAATCTTGCTACTCCTTACCTAGAAGTGTCTCCACTTAAAAAAACAGAACCATGGGATATGGGAACACTCGCGGGTGCGGGGAATATTTTTAGTTCTGTTTCTGATTTGAATCAATTTATGATTCACTTATTGAAGGAGAGCAAGACCAATGATATTCAAATGAAGAAGCGCCTTTCGATAAATGAAACCTGGAGTTATGGTTTAGGTTGCTTTGTAATTGATTCTTCCAAATGGGATACGCAAATCATTTACCACGGTGGTGACATCGACGGATATGCGTCATACTTAGCTTTGTATCCTGAATTTGATTTAGGCATTGTTATCCTAACGAATTGGGGTGAAGGACAGAGAGTTGGAGAAGCTTTTAGTGAAATAAGTGATGCTGTAGCAAATCACTTTCTTAATCCGATCGACTAAAACTTAGAAGTATCCGCTTAACTGAAGTCCTGAAAGGGTTCTTCTTCTCCTGTATAATCAGCTCGAAAAAATTTAATTGCACCTAGAGTTACTGATTTAGTTATATAAATCAGAATCACAGCCATAAGTCCGTATTCACGGAAAACGATGATTATTACCAGATATGCAAAAAATAAGAGAAAGGTCCACTTCTTTGTCTTAATTGAATACTTATCAAAACGAGGAATCTTCTCAAACTGAATAGTACTAACCATTAAAAAAGAAACAATTACAATTAGTGGGATCAAGACACTGCTTACACCATTTTTAAAGAAATCAAATAAGTACACATCGTCTCTGAAAGTGAGGTAAAAGGATACTATGATGATGGCTACAGACGGTATCGGTAATCCAATAAAACTATCTGCACTTGGTTTAAGACGAGCATTTACATTAAACCTTGCCAATCGGACAGCTCCGCATAATGGCGGAATTGCACTAACAAGAATACCTAACATCCCAAATTGATATAACACAAAGTTGTAGGCCAGGAAACCCGGAGCAACTCCGAATGAAACCATATCGCTGAGAGAATCCAGCTCTATTCCAAAATCACTATGAGCATCAGCCAATCTAGCCATAAGCCCGTCAAACACGTCGAACATCCCGGCAGCAATAATTAACCAGGCTCCCCAAAATAAGTTACCATCTGAAATTGAAATAATAGCCAAGAAACCCGAAAAGAGATTCATCAGGGTAAAAAAGCTGGGAACAGCTATCCGTGGATTTACTGGGGGTTTCGACTTCCGGATCTCCTCCCGTCTTTTCTTGAAACCGTAATATTTCTTTTGAATCGGATATTTCATCTTAAACTATCTTTCCAATAACTGATTCTCCAGCCCAGGTTCGATCTCCCTCCTTCACGTGTACTTCAACATTACCGGGTACAATAACATCCATTCTACTTCCGAATTTCATCATTCCGAACCTTTCACCTGAAACCAGATCATCACCTTCTTTAATATGATAAACAATCCTTCTGGCAAGAAAGCCTGTAATCTGCTTAAAGAAAAGTTTTGTACCCGATGAATGCATTACCCCAAAATCTGCCCGTTCATTTTCAATAGAAGCGTTCTCGTCCCAGGCCATTAAGTATTTTCCCGGATGATATTTCAGGTATTCAAGTTTACCCGATATGGGATTTCTATTTACATGTACATCCAGCGGTGATAAAAATATACTTATTTGAGTAGCCTTGGATTTGAGATAAATATCCTCTTCGATTTCCTTAATCAATACTACTTTACCATCAGCAGGAGATATTATCAGCGATTTACCATCTGGAGTGACACGTTCAGGGTCTCGAAAAAAATAGATTACTATCGCCCAGACTATTGCAAAAAAACTGTAAATGAGATAAGAAACCCAGTGATCAATGTATTGACTGGTCAAAACAAATACGGTAGCCGTAACTACCGTAACAAGTCCCATTGTAAAGTACCCTTCTTTTGCGAACATGCTTAAAATAGCTTCATAATATCATTAAAGATAACAAAGACCATCAAGGTTAAAAGAAGGATGAAACCGATATTTTGTGCAACAATCTTGAATTTTTCGGAAGGTTCTTTCCTGACTATCCCCTCATAAATCAAGAAAACAAGATGTCCACCATCAAGAGCTGGAATTGGAAGGATATTCATTATTGCAAGAGTGATACTAAGAAAAGCAGTAATTCTCCAGAAGCCACTAGCCCCACTTTCGTCAGTAGCTCTTTTTGTCTCCCTCGCAATAGCAATAGGACCACCTAAATTTTGCTTAACTGATACTTCTCCCCTTAGCAATAATCCAAAACTATTGAGAATACCAGTTGTAGTTTCAATTGTTTGAGTATAGCCTTCCGAAACCGATGCAAGGAATCCATATTCAATCAGATCATAATTCAGCGAATTGATGCTTCCTCCCTGAATACCAATTTTTTTAGCTGCATCAGGAGTTACGGAGATAGCAAGAGTATCAATACCTCGTAATACCAATAAATCCATAGGGCCGGTAGAGCTTTCAATAGAAGAAACCAGACCATTCCACGAATTAACTTCAAACCCATCGGCTTCAATAATCAAATCATCTGATTCTAATCCTGCTATATCAGCAGGAGAATCACTTACCACCTGCAATACTTTTGAGGGTAAAAGATAATCTAAGTCCAAAAACCCTCGTGTTTGTATGCTATCCAAAAAACTAGGAGGAATATTAATATCAACTGATTCTCCATTCCTTATCACAGTATAGAATAAGTTTGAGCTGGTTATTTCTGAAGGAGAAACCAAATCATTGAAATAGTCAACATTCTTGCCATTCACTGCAATTATCTGATCATTATTTCTGAATCCTAAGTCATATAAAAAAGACGTTTCGTCGATATAAATACCATTTTCCTGTTCTGCAAAAACAACAACTTTTCCGTTTACCCACGTCATCCCAGTAAAAATGAACCAAGCCAGGATCATATTGAATATTACTCCGGCAGTAATTACGATCATCCGTTGCCAAACCGGCTTACTTCTATACTCCCATGGCTCGGGTTCTTTGTTCATGAATTCGGTATCCATGCTCTCATCCACCATCCCTGAGATCTTGACATAGCCGCCAAGCGGAGTAGCTCCAATACAATAATCGGTATCTCCTTTTTTAAATCCCCATACCCGAGGAGGAAAGCCTACTGAAAAACGCTCCACACGCATCCCAAATAGCTTGGCAGCTAAAAAGTGACCTAATTCATGGATGAACACTAAGATCATAAGTGCCCCCATAAAAATGCCTATTGTCCTTAAAATGTCAATGAATTCCATACTCGCTAAATTGTTGAGGCAAATGCTCTCGTTTCTTTATCTATTTCTTTAAGTAACTCAATACTTATATCCCCTTGATTAGGAATGTTTTGCATACTTTTTTCAACGACTTTCGAAATGTCAATATAACCAATTTCTTCATTCAAAAAGCGTTGCACGGCTACTTCGTTTGCAGCATTTAACACTGTTGGAGTAACTCCTCCTTCCTCTATAGCATCTATAGCCAGCTTAACGCAGGGAAACCTTAAATAATCTACTGGTTCAAAAGTTAAATCCTGTTTCTTTGTCCAATCCATCCTTGGAGTTTCTAAGTCGAGTCTATCCGGATAAGAAAGGGCATAAATAATAGGCACCTTCATGTCCGGTAATCCAAGCTGCGCTTTACTGGAACCGTCTTTGAAAGTTACTATCGAATGAATAATACTTTGGGGATGAATTACGGGTTCAATCTTATAAACAGGTATATCGAATAGCCAGTGAGCCTCAATTATCTCTAGCCCTTTATTCATCATTGTTGCTGAATCAATGGTGATTTTGGCTCCCATATTCCAATTAGGATGCTTCAAAGCCTGGGCTTTAGTAACACTCCTCATTTGATCTACTGAGAACGTCCGAAATGGACCGCCACTTGCGGTAATAATAATCTTCTCTAATGAGCCTTTTGGCTCCCCTACTAAACACTGTAACATAGCACTGTGTTCAGAATCAACAGGGATCAACGTTGAGGTGGAATTCTTTAGTGATTCGAATATGAGTTCTCCGCCAACTACCAATGATTCTTTGTTCGCAAGAGCAATTTTTTTCCCGGCTTTGATTGCTTCTATGGTAGGATGGAAACCAGAAAAACCGACCAAACTATTTACCACAGTATCTACTTTTGCATGGGTAGCAAGTCTAGAAAGATGTTCTTCTCCAGAAATAAGCTCGGATTCTGTTTTTACCAGCTCTTTTAAATTTTTGAAGAGTATATCCTTGCAGATAAGGGCGCATTCAGGGTTAAACTCATTAACCTGTTGAGCAAGCAATTCAACATTAGTATTGGCACTAAGTACGGTTACCTCAAATTTATCGGGATGCTGGCGCACAATTTCAAGTGTTTGCGTCCCAATAGACCCCGTTGATCCCAGTATGGCGAGCTTCTGTTTATTCAAATCGAAAATAAACTCATTTGAGAGAGTTTAACTTTATTACCCCAAGCATGCGACCACTTTTTTCTTTTTCTCTTCTATAGGAGTAGAAAAGATCTTCATAATCTATTGTGCAGCGGGCGTCACATTCTATATTTTCCTGCTTTATCCCAACCTCCATGAGTTGTTCAATTATCAGACCTTTTAAGTCAACATGGGGTTTTTCATAAGAATTATTATCAACCAGATTCCCAGGGAATTGATTAGCAACTTCTGCTCCTACTTCGAAGTTGTGTACTGCAAGACATGGACTTATAAAAGCTTTGATCCTGTTTTTCTCTGCTCCAAGAGTAACCATCTCTTCGATAGTCTTAGGAACAATTCCGCTAACCGCTCCTCTCCAACCTGCATGAGCAGCGCCTATTACCTTATTCATTGAATCTCCAAGAAGAACTGCTCCGCAATCCGCTACCTGTATTCCGAGAGCAATTCCCGGTGTATTGCTTACAAAGGCATCGGTTTCGGTATAGATACCCCCTCTAGAAACTAACTTTACATCGCTTTTATGAACTTGCTCGGCCAAGGCGATACTGCTTGTCTTTGTTCTGATCTCATCGGATAACAACTTGAGATTATGAAGAACAATATCATGTCTGTCTTTAGAATTGAAACCAATATTGAGCCCCGGAATTACCTGACCTTCCTCAATCAATTCCGGATTTTTTAAGGAAAACCAGGAGAGTATTCGTCCATCATTAAGTTTTTCGGGTCGTATGAATTCAATTTGGGAAGACTGCATCTAATTCCTCATTGATCAGTTCTAAAGGGAATTCCTTACCTGTCCACTCTTTGAAAGATTTTGCTCCTTGATGGATAAGCATACCTAATCCACCGATAGGAAAAGCATCAACTTGCTTAGCCTGTTTTAGAAAAGTAGTCTCCCTCGGGTTATAAACGATATCATAACAAATCTTCCCTTCTAAGAAACTTATTTCAGATGCTTTTACCGGAGAAGCTGTAGTATTAGGGACCATACCAAGCGGTGTTGCATTCACTATAAGCGAAGCATCTTCTGCAAATTCTGTCCAAAGATCATAATTGCACATTATAGTTCCTTCCATTTGTTGATAGCGTTCTGGCTTTCGTGATACAAGTACAACTTCTTCGAACCCTAAATCATTCAATGCATAGTTAATTGCTTTGGTTGCTCCACCGGCTCCAAAAACAATTGCCCTATCCTGATCTATTTCATTTAAATACTTTTCAAGTGGCTTTAGAAAACCATACGCGTCCGTATTTTCACCAATTAGTCCCTCATCTCTCTTAATTATAGTATTAATTGCACCAATCGAAGAGGCAGTAATAGTATGTGAATCAACTACTTCAAACAGATTTTGCTTGTGAGGCAGTGTAATATTTGCTCCTAAAAAATTGGGACTGTTGAAATGCGAAATCAGTGAACTAAGCTCACCCATAGAAACTGCTATTGCATGATATTCAGCCTCAATTGCATGGAATTGAAGTGCTGTATTATGCATTATTGGAGAAACGCTATGACTAACCGGGTTCCCAATTAAAAGATAATGTGGCTTTTGAGAGTATTGGGAGTTCTTGAATTCAGAAAAGGTCATTCCAAGAAATTAGAGCAAAAAAAATGCGCATCAAATTTGATGCGCATTCGGAATGGTTAATAATAAATCTATGCAGTTACCTGCTCTTCAGAAACTTCTGCCTGTTCTTCTTTAAAAGTATCAGATTCAGCTAGTTTTTTGAACTTTTCGAGATCCTTAACCAGTTGAGCCGGAGATTCTTCAATAAAAGAAGCTAAATCATCGGTTGGATCACCAAAAAAGGTTCTATAATCCAAAGAAAATTCAACTCGAGTACGAGTACCATTATCAAGAGGAGTAAAACGGATAGTTCCGGTTTGGTTCAAATTACCATTAATTGTAATCCAGGCGAAACGGGTGTTTCTAAGATTATCAATTAGGTTTGTAGTCCAAACAAACTCTTCGCTCCCGATAGTGGTTCTGTATTCGAAAGTTTGAGAATTAATTCTTGTTACTGAATCAATACGCTCCAAAAATTTTGGGAAGTCAACAGGATTACTTAGAAGTTCATAAACTTTAGCAAGAGGCAAATCAATCTCGATTCTTTCGTGCGCCATAATAAGTATCTAAGATGTTATAGTCGTTTGATATTTAACTGAAAATGGATCAATTCCGGGAAAAGGCAGGATTGATCCATATTGTTTCAAATTTACGGATAATATGATTAAGCCTCAATTACTAACACAGATAAAATATTTAAAGACTATTTGATGTATAAAAAGGATTAAAAGCTTGATAAAAACGACTATGCCTTTTCGGGAAATGGAAAATCAAGATGATCTAGTATTTCTAAATGAATGGTGCTTATATCTTTAGAGGCGTCAATAGTTCGGAAACGAGATTCAACTCTTGCAACTTCATCAAACCCTTTTATCACCCTCTTAAAAAACTCTACTCCGGATTTCTCCATTCTATCATCTTTTTCATTCTTTCTGCGAGCGATTGATTCATCGATACTGAGCCTTAGATAAAAAGTGAAATCAGGTTTGCGCTCATAAGACGCAACTTTATTAATCACTCTTATTTGGTCGATGGAAAGACTTTCACGGCCATATCCTTGATATGCTGTAGTTGAATCATAAAAACGATCCAGAATTACTACCTCACCCCTATCTAAAGCTGGTATCACTTCCTCATTAACTAATTGTGCCCGTGCAGCAGAGAAAAGCAACAATTCGGAGACTGGTGAAATTTCTAGTTCTGAGTTCAATAATATCTCTCTGATTTGTTCAGAAAGGATTGTTCCACCCGGTTCTCTAAAAACCTGTACTACCTTATTTGATTGGATGAGTTTTTCTTTAAGCAGAGCGATTTGTGTGGATTTACCACTACCATCGATCCCTTCGAAAGAGATGAACATAAAAGTAAATTGTGGATAATTTAGAAATCAAAATCATCCATAAGTTCGACAGGCTCTTTCGGCATTGCAAGTGCTAATCCTAAATAAATGATTGTACTCAATACGCCATAACTCATAAAAAAACCTGCTACAAAAATAAATCGGACTACGGTAGGACTAATTCCAAAATACTTTGCTAACCCACCACATACACCAGCCAGTTTCTTGTTGGTACGTGACTTCATCAGTTTTTTAACATGTCGATACTCATAAGAAGAACCCATGGCAAAGTCTTCAAAATTGGTAGAGCTGGAACTTGACATAAAATCTGAGTCTAAATCGTTTCTAAGGGTGCTTTTAGTTGAAGTATTAAATTCAGAACCGTGTACATCATCCATTTTTTTGCGGCTAGAAACAGAAGCAGCCTTTACTTTAGCCTTTTTATTTCGACGTATTTCCTTTTCGGCCTTTTGTTCTCTTTTTCTGTCACCAACTAAAAACCCAAAACCTATAAGTGTTACCAATGCCCCTCCTATCAATGGCATTGAAGCTGTTGCTCCCTCAAGAAAAGATGCAAACCCAACTCCAAAAGAAATACCGATAAACTGTAGTACAGATGATAAAGCAAAAAATAACATTGCTAATCCGGCAATGGTTGCAAAATTCCAAATACCCTTTCCTGTTTCTTTCTCTTCCTCTTTAAGGAAATTTCGCATCGTATTTTGAAGTTCAAAATCATCGAACTCAAGTGATGCTGTTCCGGTTTTCGAATATGTTTTTTCTTTGGTTTTTTCTGCCATTTTATTTCCTCCGATAGCCCGCTACGGAGTCATTTTTTGATTGTTACGTGTAGGTTATGCCTTTCTCAGAAATAAATCCATCTAGTTTCTGATCAAAAGTATCAAATGGAACTGACTCCAAAACAAATTCCTCAAAGATTAAGCCCAATGATCGCGCAGTTATACTTTTCAAAAAGCGATCATAAAAACCTTTACCATAACCCAATCTATTCCCTTCCAAGTCTACAGCTAGTAGGGGCACGAACACTAACTCAATTGAATCAATCAATACAGGATTTACATTTTTTGGTTCAAGAACTCCCCATTTATTCTGGACTAAATCAGATAATGAATTAATTTTTGAATGAATAAGACTTTCATTTTCAAAATCGGTTTTTGGAACAATAACTTCTTTCCCATGGGCGAGCATATGTGTAATTAAAGCATGCGTGTTCACTTCAAATCGTTGGTTCATAGATACAAATGTGTGAACAACTCTGGCCTGCCTGTACTCTTTCGATTCGAGTGCATATTCAATAATCCTTGAACATTTTTGCTCCCAGACACTTTTATGGATCTTAGTTCTTTGAGAGAGAATTGATTTCCTGAGAGAATCTTTTTGTTCAGCAACGGAACCCATCACACAGAAACTATATGATGGATAGTAAGATCCAACTCTTCTTCTCCAAATCGGGTTATGAGGTCATCCCAAATGTCTTCCCCATATTTATTCATAAAGTATATTGGCGAAACAGAACGTTCTTGCAAACCATTTGGGAATAACTGAGATTTAATTTTTGCTATTCTCTTTAATTGGGTTTCTTCTTGCTGTTTAATTGACCGATAAACTCTCCCTTTTAGCTTATCCAGCTCATTATTAAATCCTGTTACCGTTTTCCCAACTAATCCTTCGAGTGATTGATCAATTTCTTTAATAAGTCCCGATGGTTGAACTCCCGCCTCATTTATTTCTGATTTCCATTTACTAAATATCCCTTCAATATCTCTGGAATTTGTATGATCAACATATGTGGCTTCCAAATCTTCGATTCTTCTATTGTAGCTGCACATTGCAAATGGCAGTTTTTCCATTATTCTCTCAATTCCCTTCTCAAGCAATGTGATACTTAACCTAGGAAAAATAATGGGCATTTCGAGATCAAATACAGGATATAAATCCTTCATTTGCCCGTAATAGGCCAATTCTCCCGGCCCTGCTACATACCCCAAAGTGGGTAACAGCATATCTTGTAATACCGGACGTAGAAACACATTTGGAGAGAATTTTTCCGGGTTGGCATTTATTAAGGATAATAGCTTATCCTGGCTAAGTGTTAACGAACCGACCTTCCATACATTCCCTGATTTCTCTAGCTTAACTCTTCCCAATTGATCATCGATATAAAATAGATTCGATTCGGTTACCACCACTTGACGATGGAATGACTTCTCCAAATCAGCACTCTTCTTTTCAAGTGAATTGTAGATAGTTTCTGCTTCTGTAATCGAGGTTTTGAATAAATCCTTTACCGAATCCTTCAAGAGCTGAGTATTACTACCAACTATTAAAACACCTTCTTTTGAGAATATTGAGTTAATCAGCTGAGCAAAGGCTTGAACATGAGTCTTACCTGGTTCATAGAATCCATTTAATTCGCTAAAAAGTGAGTCCGAAAAATCGGTCTCAGTCAAAGTACTTTTTACACGGGTCTCAAAGTCAGGAAAAGTATCCTGAATTATTTCCATAGAAACAGGCAACCCAGTGCCATCTTGAGCCAAGGAAACTGATTCAAATCCTTCAAAACCTGGTATTCCGATAGAAGCAATTTCTTCAAAGTCGTGGTCTTCATCAGCCATCCAAAATACTGGCACAACAGGTCTTTGAAGTTTTCTTTCCCATTCCCGAGCTAAAAGAATACAGGAAATCGTTTTATAGATCGTAAATAAAGGGCCGCCATAAACTCCAAGCTGCTGCCCCGTAACTATTACAAGCGCATCTTCATTAGAAAATTTTCTTAACTGATCAGCTTGAGAATCCTGTATTCCCAGATAAACATGATATTCCTCTAAAGCACGAACAACCTCTTCTCTACTAACCTTAGATTGTACTTTCTTTGATTTCTCTTCAACAGCATTTTCTTCGAAGGGATTGGTAGAATAAAACCTTTCTAATTCTTTAAAGCTCGACGTATAGGTAGTGAATAAATTAGAAAATGGGAGTTGCTGAAATGAACAATAATTTTCGCTCAAAATTTACCCTTTCATTTTTTGAATTTGATCGCGCAATTTAGCTGCTTTCTCATAATTCTCGGTTTCAACAGCAATAATGAGATCTTGCTCTAATTTTTCCAATTTTGAAAGTTCTTCCCCACTATCAGTATCTACAGACTCTCCGGATTTTGTTTTTTTTCCACTTTGTGTGGGTTCTGCAACGATCCCTGCTTCGTTCAGAACCTGTTCACTTGTGTATATGGAACATCCAAAACGAACCGCAAGTGCAATAGCATCACTAGGTCTTGCATCTACTTCATATAGTTCATCTCCCCTTTCAAAGACCATCCTTGCAAAAAAAGTACCTTCAGTGAGATCATTTATGATGACTTCTTTAAGTGTTGAATCGAAATTTAAAACAACATTTTTAAGCAGATCATGTGTCATTGGGCGAGGAGGCTTAATATTCTCCAGCTCTAATGCTATTGCTTGAGCCTCTGATGAGCCAATGATAATGGGAAGTCGTCTGGAACCTCGAGCTTCAGTTAAAATTAATGCGTAAGCACCACCACTACTTGGGCTAGTAGAAAGCCCCAGGATTTCCATTAAAATATTGCTCAAAGCGATCTCTGAATTTGCTTTTTCGTTAAAAAAACAAATGTACTGAAATTTAATTAAGTCTTAAACCAAGATTGAATGAATCTTGGCATGTTCCCTATATCACATGTTTTGCCTAACCAAAACATGTGATATGGTTATACATTTCATCCCGTTACTTTGACGCAAGCTTAAAACCAAAACTAACGGTGAAGCCATGAAAACAAAATACACTATCATCATACTTTTTTTAGGACTACTAACAATTTCATGTATTGGGCCAACAGGACCACAAGGCCCATCAGGTCAGGATGCCGAAGTTTATTCAGCATCGATAACTATTAACTCGGATCAGGATTTTGGAGTTGTCGATGAATTCGTATCAGTAGCTTCCTATGGATGGGATATTCTGGATGAAGCTACCGTAGACGAAG encodes the following:
- the bshC gene encoding bacillithiol biosynthesis cysteine-adding enzyme BshC: MSENYCSFQQLPFSNLFTTYTSSFKELERFYSTNPFEENAVEEKSKKVQSKVSREEVVRALEEYHVYLGIQDSQADQLRKFSNEDALVIVTGQQLGVYGGPLFTIYKTISCILLAREWERKLQRPVVPVFWMADEDHDFEEIASIGIPGFEGFESVSLAQDGTGLPVSMEIIQDTFPDFETRVKSTLTETDFSDSLFSELNGFYEPGKTHVQAFAQLINSIFSKEGVLIVGSNTQLLKDSVKDLFKTSITEAETIYNSLEKKSADLEKSFHRQVVVTESNLFYIDDQLGRVKLEKSGNVWKVGSLTLSQDKLLSLINANPEKFSPNVFLRPVLQDMLLPTLGYVAGPGELAYYGQMKDLYPVFDLEMPIIFPRLSITLLEKGIERIMEKLPFAMCSYNRRIEDLEATYVDHTNSRDIEGIFSKWKSEINEAGVQPSGLIKEIDQSLEGLVGKTVTGFNNELDKLKGRVYRSIKQQEETQLKRIAKIKSQLFPNGLQERSVSPIYFMNKYGEDIWDDLITRFGEEELDLTIHHIVSV
- a CDS encoding PspC domain-containing protein produces the protein MAEKTKEKTYSKTGTASLEFDDFELQNTMRNFLKEEEKETGKGIWNFATIAGLAMLFFALSSVLQFIGISFGVGFASFLEGATASMPLIGGALVTLIGFGFLVGDRKREQKAEKEIRRNKKAKVKAASVSSRKKMDDVHGSEFNTSTKSTLRNDLDSDFMSSSSSTNFEDFAMGSSYEYRHVKKLMKSRTNKKLAGVCGGLAKYFGISPTVVRFIFVAGFFMSYGVLSTIIYLGLALAMPKEPVELMDDFDF
- a CDS encoding 5-formyltetrahydrofolate cyclo-ligase, which translates into the protein MGSVAEQKDSLRKSILSQRTKIHKSVWEQKCSRIIEYALESKEYRQARVVHTFVSMNQRFEVNTHALITHMLAHGKEVIVPKTDFENESLIHSKINSLSDLVQNKWGVLEPKNVNPVLIDSIELVFVPLLAVDLEGNRLGYGKGFYDRFLKSITARSLGLIFEEFVLESVPFDTFDQKLDGFISEKGITYT
- the tmk gene encoding dTMP kinase, giving the protein MFISFEGIDGSGKSTQIALLKEKLIQSNKVVQVFREPGGTILSEQIREILLNSELEISPVSELLLFSAARAQLVNEEVIPALDRGEVVILDRFYDSTTAYQGYGRESLSIDQIRVINKVASYERKPDFTFYLRLSIDESIARRKNEKDDRMEKSGVEFFKRVIKGFDEVARVESRFRTIDASKDISTIHLEILDHLDFPFPEKA